A genomic segment from Pseudalkalibacillus hwajinpoensis encodes:
- a CDS encoding DUF4367 domain-containing protein — translation MKKLFFLLLTLPLMLLGCSSGSDVTLHSFDNSVLKEQTKEQSFQPELPTKVPFKVTDAQFSPPPKQDTVLTFDFYSQGESNNHLSLMVVKGKIASTEREFEEVEIGDEKGGYAVNGAGAQTLKWSKGDVDYALTYFAKQSDDQISKEQLIETAKSFE, via the coding sequence ATGAAGAAATTATTTTTTCTACTACTAACCCTACCATTAATGTTATTGGGGTGTAGTAGCGGTAGCGATGTAACCTTACATAGTTTCGACAATTCGGTATTAAAGGAACAAACTAAAGAACAATCCTTCCAACCTGAATTACCTACAAAAGTTCCATTTAAGGTTACGGATGCACAATTTAGTCCGCCACCAAAGCAAGATACTGTTCTTACGTTTGACTTCTATAGTCAAGGAGAGAGCAACAACCATTTAAGCCTTATGGTTGTCAAAGGTAAAATCGCTTCTACTGAAAGGGAATTTGAAGAAGTGGAAATCGGAGATGAAAAAGGGGGATATGCCGTTAATGGAGCAGGAGCACAAACTCTTAAATGGAGTAAGGGTGACGTCGATTATGCTCTAACGTATTTTGCCAAACAGTCAGATGACCAGATTTCAAAAGAACAGTTGATAGAAACCGCAAAATCATTTGAATAA
- a CDS encoding ornithine cyclodeaminase family protein, with product MLILNTEEQISLVDMNEIIECAAVALKEFSAERTVTPIRAALPFHDGQNTALVMPSVAEELGGVGLKVVAVAPNNKKLGKKTINGVVMLSDFNTGEPTALLEGSYLTMIRTGALSGVATKYLSRQDSKKLCIIGTGEQAKGLVESVLAVREIEEILLYNRTEQKAQEFAEYIRKKFNKRVRVYSDSNEAVSEADIIVTTTNSSTPVFSKSLKQGVHVNAVGSFRPSMQELPSHIMPSADKVVVESKEAALEETGDLQVPIKEGIFKPNDIYGELGQIVSGELKGRVSDQEITVFKSVGLAVVDIIVAQYLYNKAIENKAGTSIQL from the coding sequence TTGTTAATCTTAAATACTGAAGAACAAATAAGTTTGGTAGATATGAATGAAATTATAGAATGCGCAGCTGTCGCATTAAAGGAATTTTCAGCAGAAAGAACAGTTACCCCTATTCGTGCCGCTTTACCCTTTCATGATGGCCAAAATACTGCATTAGTTATGCCTTCAGTAGCTGAAGAACTCGGGGGCGTTGGATTAAAAGTAGTAGCCGTAGCTCCAAATAATAAGAAATTAGGGAAAAAAACCATAAATGGTGTGGTGATGCTATCAGACTTCAACACTGGAGAACCCACCGCTCTATTAGAGGGATCTTATTTAACAATGATTAGAACAGGTGCCTTATCTGGTGTGGCCACGAAATATTTATCCCGTCAAGATTCTAAAAAGCTATGTATTATCGGTACAGGAGAACAAGCTAAAGGTCTGGTTGAATCCGTACTCGCTGTTCGAGAGATAGAAGAGATTTTACTTTATAATCGTACAGAACAAAAGGCACAAGAATTTGCTGAATATATTAGAAAGAAATTTAATAAACGTGTGCGAGTATATTCAGACTCAAATGAAGCGGTAAGTGAAGCTGACATTATTGTTACTACAACAAACTCTTCAACACCGGTTTTTTCAAAGTCATTAAAACAAGGGGTTCATGTGAACGCAGTAGGTTCATTTAGACCGTCGATGCAAGAGTTACCCTCTCATATAATGCCTTCAGCCGACAAAGTAGTAGTGGAATCAAAAGAGGCAGCATTAGAAGAAACCGGTGATTTACAAGTTCCAATTAAAGAAGGCATTTTTAAGCCGAATGACATTTATGGAGAGCTTGGGCAAATTGTAAGCGGAGAACTGAAAGGCAGAGTCAGCGATCAAGAAATCACCGTGTTTAAATCAGTTGGCCTAGCGGTAGTGGATATTATTGTAGCCCAATATCTTTACAATAAAGCAATCGAAAATAAGGCAGGGACTAGTATTCAATTGTAA
- a CDS encoding SH3 domain-containing protein, with the protein MGKLKMIGMVSVMMASLFFSSSNALAVQHYTISTNSGVPLNMRSGPGTNYPIMLSIPSGSSVPYYCYARGTTVTGKYGTSNIWDQIQWEDSRGVMNIGYVSDTYVYTGSDGPVGVRCD; encoded by the coding sequence ATGGGTAAACTAAAAATGATAGGCATGGTATCTGTTATGATGGCATCCTTGTTCTTTTCTTCTAGTAATGCTCTTGCTGTCCAGCATTATACGATTTCTACTAACAGTGGTGTTCCTTTAAATATGCGAAGTGGTCCAGGAACAAATTATCCGATTATGCTTTCCATTCCTAGTGGTTCAAGCGTCCCATACTATTGTTACGCGCGTGGTACAACGGTGACTGGGAAGTATGGAACGAGTAATATCTGGGATCAAATTCAGTGGGAAGATTCCCGTGGAGTAATGAATATTGGTTACGTCTCGGATACGTATGTCTACACAGGATCAGACGGTCCGGTAGGTGTACGATGCGACTAA
- a CDS encoding DUF4871 domain-containing protein has translation MQNIDWEVSETFNSGSYVMRGLPEKIGLIDAPFKKSIVKKYMWHFWGDIPDGELTVLAIREGSNEIVPALIVPSPEEERFVWTYDSPGGPNNGADASLPSNMQLDKKGKWALLVYLGEKYFDNIVVEVN, from the coding sequence ATTCAGAACATTGATTGGGAAGTATCAGAAACATTCAATTCTGGAAGTTATGTAATGAGAGGATTACCTGAAAAAATCGGCTTAATTGATGCACCGTTCAAAAAGAGTATTGTTAAAAAGTATATGTGGCATTTTTGGGGCGACATACCAGATGGAGAGTTAACGGTATTAGCTATTAGAGAAGGGAGTAATGAAATTGTTCCTGCACTAATTGTTCCATCTCCTGAAGAAGAACGCTTTGTTTGGACTTATGATTCTCCTGGTGGACCAAACAATGGTGCTGATGCTTCTTTGCCTTCTAATATGCAGTTAGATAAGAAAGGGAAATGGGCACTATTAGTATACCTTGGTGAAAAATATTTTGACAACATAGTGGTTGAAGTTAACTAA
- a CDS encoding biotin transporter BioY, whose protein sequence is MKNSSTLSLTLVAIFAAMTAIGAFIKVPLPIVPFTLQIIVVFLAGSLLGSKRGLQSQLIYLFVGLAGLPVFTQGGGLMYVLQPTFGYLIGFTAGAYVIGFIIERVQQPALKHFIVANLIGTVIIYAIGVPYLYLALNLWLGVPTNLSHVLAAGLFSTVGIDIALAIFTSLLAVRLYPALKQAIPQKEWWFENEEKRHLRN, encoded by the coding sequence TTGAAAAATTCCAGCACTTTATCACTTACACTAGTAGCTATATTTGCAGCAATGACTGCGATTGGCGCCTTTATAAAAGTTCCGCTGCCCATTGTCCCTTTTACACTGCAAATTATTGTGGTATTTTTAGCGGGTTCATTATTAGGAAGCAAGCGAGGGTTGCAAAGTCAATTGATCTATCTTTTCGTTGGTTTAGCTGGACTTCCTGTATTTACACAAGGCGGAGGGCTTATGTATGTCTTGCAGCCAACGTTCGGGTATTTAATTGGCTTCACTGCAGGTGCTTATGTCATCGGATTCATTATTGAACGCGTACAACAGCCTGCTCTCAAACATTTCATTGTCGCCAACCTAATTGGAACTGTTATTATTTACGCCATAGGTGTCCCTTATCTTTATCTAGCATTAAACCTCTGGCTAGGCGTACCTACTAATTTGTCACATGTACTGGCTGCTGGATTGTTTAGTACTGTAGGCATAGATATAGCTCTCGCAATTTTTACCAGCCTGTTGGCCGTGCGTCTATACCCTGCTTTAAAACAAGCCATTCCCCAAAAAGAGTGGTGGTTTGAAAACGAAGAGAAACGCCATTTACGGAACTAA
- a CDS encoding YitT family protein — MNRLYKYIILFLSSLVLGFAYNMFYLPHEVLSSGVNGLAMVFGLLTPINSGIWLVILNIPILFMGWLRLGREFVWNSIFSVFITSISMQYIPLYKITEDVLLSAVFGGVIAGISIGIIIRLNGSTGGFDIIGLVLTQKRDIPLGGLIFGLNSIVVFVSGFVFSWELALYTMASIYITGIVIDRIHTRHIKLNLMVVTNRGEELKRELLNNLIRGITVINGEGGYSKTERKVLYTVISRYELAKVKSLIRSIDPKAFVSISETVEVIGNFRR; from the coding sequence ATGAATCGTTTATATAAATATATAATATTGTTTTTATCGTCTCTTGTCTTAGGATTTGCTTATAATATGTTTTATCTCCCTCATGAAGTATTATCAAGTGGAGTAAATGGTCTAGCAATGGTATTTGGACTACTTACCCCAATTAATTCTGGTATTTGGCTTGTCATATTAAACATACCTATTTTGTTTATGGGGTGGCTGAGGCTAGGAAGAGAATTTGTATGGAATAGCATATTTTCTGTATTCATCACATCTATTTCTATGCAGTATATTCCTTTATATAAGATAACTGAAGATGTATTGCTTTCAGCTGTATTTGGAGGAGTCATCGCAGGAATATCTATTGGAATTATTATACGTTTAAATGGATCCACGGGGGGATTTGATATTATTGGACTCGTTCTTACCCAAAAACGTGATATCCCTCTTGGCGGATTAATTTTCGGTTTAAATAGTATCGTTGTGTTTGTATCTGGATTCGTCTTTTCATGGGAGCTAGCATTGTATACGATGGCCTCTATTTACATTACTGGAATTGTAATAGACCGTATACATACCCGTCATATAAAATTAAATCTAATGGTGGTAACAAACAGAGGAGAAGAGCTTAAAAGGGAGCTGCTTAATAACTTAATTCGAGGAATTACTGTAATAAATGGTGAGGGTGGATATTCTAAAACAGAACGTAAAGTTCTATATACTGTTATTTCTCGTTATGAACTTGCTAAGGTCAAATCTCTTATTAGAAGTATTGATCCAAAAGCATTTGTTAGTATCAGTGAAACAGTAGAGGTTATCGGAAACTTTAGGAGATAA
- a CDS encoding permease encodes MIRAVINGTKDLIGILIFLVFIILFLFNTQVMDYFGLVISDKWLNVNAIFISILLEAVPFVLLGVFVSALIQSFVAEEVLQKVLPKNAYLGLVPAALLGAIFPVCECAIIPVVRRLIKKGMPLQFGVVLLMSAPILNPIVAASTYYAFRQDISILYFRMGLGFLLSIFIGFIMFQMFGNSNQLRWTKEELIGRTRMEPSMKKNKWKQTFYHASDEFFDVGKYLIIGAFLASIVNGSLDRNILASLTTNEAGATGIMMGLAFILSLCSEADAFVASSFSNHFSSTSLLAFLVYGPMLDLKNTLLYLAYFKTKFVFFLLVTITAITYCSILLVDLFLI; translated from the coding sequence GTGATTAGGGCGGTAATAAATGGTACGAAAGACCTTATAGGTATATTGATTTTTTTAGTTTTCATTATCTTGTTTCTCTTTAATACGCAGGTTATGGATTATTTCGGACTTGTTATATCTGACAAATGGTTGAATGTAAATGCCATTTTTATCAGTATCCTATTAGAGGCGGTTCCATTTGTTCTTTTAGGTGTATTTGTTTCAGCTCTCATCCAATCGTTTGTTGCTGAAGAGGTTTTGCAAAAGGTCCTACCCAAAAATGCCTATCTTGGATTAGTACCTGCTGCGCTACTTGGAGCAATTTTCCCGGTTTGTGAATGTGCGATCATACCTGTTGTAAGAAGGTTAATTAAAAAGGGGATGCCTCTTCAATTTGGAGTAGTTTTGCTCATGTCTGCTCCAATTCTTAATCCGATCGTTGCGGCATCTACGTACTATGCTTTTCGCCAGGACATCAGCATTCTTTATTTCCGAATGGGATTAGGTTTTCTACTTTCCATCTTCATTGGATTTATTATGTTTCAAATGTTTGGGAACTCAAATCAACTAAGGTGGACGAAGGAAGAGCTTATTGGCAGGACTAGAATGGAACCTTCAATGAAGAAAAACAAGTGGAAGCAAACGTTCTATCACGCCAGTGATGAATTTTTTGATGTGGGAAAATATTTAATTATTGGAGCTTTTCTAGCGAGTATCGTGAACGGATCACTTGATCGCAATATTCTCGCATCCCTTACAACCAATGAAGCTGGTGCAACAGGAATCATGATGGGATTAGCATTTATCTTATCTCTTTGTTCTGAAGCGGATGCATTTGTTGCATCGTCATTTTCAAATCATTTTTCAAGTACGTCTTTACTGGCATTCCTTGTTTATGGTCCAATGCTTGACCTTAAAAACACATTGTTGTATCTTGCGTATTTTAAAACAAAGTTTGTATTCTTTTTACTTGTGACTATCACTGCAATCACCTATTGTTCTATTTTACTTGTCGACCTTTTTCTAATCTAA
- a CDS encoding TIGR03943 family putative permease subunit: MHSTTKSNASLQFHMFVRGIILIGFFLMIIKLVLNESLHLYIAPKMLPFVYFAAGCFFIIGVIQFFKSMSSNLEEDIECNCGADHQMKGSFFRKVIIYIIFILPVVGGLGLPQKVIDSSVAANRGIQYGGGLYTKPPGSSSSVSEDDNDPSEQNADEFLEDPEAYLEKMDEKVKKEAAQDDVQTPTGYSANYNKYDELAEKYTKLDHLEVTNENYLDVITTIDLNVKQFIGKTMSIKGFVYREPNFNNNQIVVARFGMNCCVADASVYGTLVESNKVASLEEDSWVEINGVINKTSYNGEEMMLLVPDKIKQIDAPKDPYVYPY; this comes from the coding sequence TTGCACTCAACAACAAAGTCGAATGCTTCTTTACAATTCCATATGTTCGTTAGAGGTATTATTTTGATTGGTTTCTTTTTAATGATTATTAAACTCGTACTTAATGAATCACTTCATTTATACATTGCCCCGAAAATGCTACCCTTTGTTTACTTTGCTGCAGGATGTTTTTTTATTATCGGTGTTATTCAGTTTTTCAAAAGCATGTCCTCTAACCTTGAGGAGGATATTGAATGCAATTGTGGCGCGGATCATCAAATGAAAGGATCCTTCTTTCGAAAGGTAATCATTTATATCATTTTTATCCTCCCAGTTGTGGGAGGGCTAGGGTTACCCCAAAAAGTTATTGATAGCTCTGTTGCTGCGAATAGGGGGATACAATATGGTGGAGGCTTATATACAAAGCCCCCAGGAAGTTCATCTTCTGTATCAGAAGATGATAATGACCCAAGCGAACAAAATGCTGATGAATTTCTTGAAGATCCAGAAGCTTATTTGGAAAAGATGGATGAAAAGGTGAAGAAAGAAGCAGCCCAAGACGATGTTCAAACTCCTACCGGATATTCAGCTAATTATAATAAATACGATGAGCTTGCTGAGAAATATACGAAGTTAGATCACCTTGAAGTAACTAATGAAAATTATCTAGATGTCATCACAACAATTGATCTTAATGTAAAACAGTTTATTGGAAAAACAATGTCCATCAAAGGGTTTGTTTATCGTGAACCTAATTTTAATAATAATCAAATAGTCGTAGCAAGGTTCGGTATGAACTGCTGTGTAGCGGATGCCAGTGTATATGGAACGTTGGTCGAGAGCAATAAGGTCGCTTCACTTGAGGAGGATTCTTGGGTGGAAATTAATGGAGTTATCAACAAGACATCTTACAATGGTGAAGAGATGATGCTTCTAGTACCAGATAAAATTAAACAAATAGACGCGCCAAAAGATCCGTATGTATACCCATATTAA
- the bioD gene encoding dethiobiotin synthase, whose translation MGKGVFITGTDTGIGKTFVAAGIAAALSDKNVDVGVFKPMLSGAHREDPESDTMILKTMAGDESPPSDITPFQFDEPLAPYLAAKRQDVQVTKQDVMNSWKNVKNRHSYTIVEGAGGIAVPYGEDFLASDVMKEINLPVIVVARPNLGTVNHTFLTVDFARRCGLNVIGVVINGLKPEKEEVVEQTNPELIEQFCKVPVLGIIPQIEKKDRKTLSELFQTKMALSFFKESVRNF comes from the coding sequence GTGGGAAAAGGTGTTTTCATTACTGGAACGGACACAGGCATCGGAAAAACATTTGTCGCAGCTGGCATAGCTGCCGCTTTGTCTGATAAGAATGTTGATGTCGGTGTCTTCAAACCAATGCTAAGCGGTGCTCATAGAGAAGATCCAGAAAGTGACACTATGATATTAAAAACCATGGCTGGTGATGAATCCCCGCCATCAGACATTACCCCCTTTCAATTTGATGAACCATTGGCTCCTTATTTAGCTGCTAAACGGCAGGATGTTCAAGTCACAAAACAAGATGTGATGAATAGCTGGAAGAATGTGAAAAATCGCCACTCCTATACGATCGTAGAGGGGGCTGGCGGTATTGCGGTACCTTACGGCGAGGATTTTCTTGCCAGTGATGTAATGAAGGAGATCAATCTTCCGGTCATTGTGGTAGCCCGTCCAAATCTAGGTACCGTCAACCATACCTTTTTGACAGTCGACTTTGCACGTAGATGCGGACTAAATGTAATCGGGGTGGTCATCAATGGTTTAAAGCCTGAAAAAGAAGAAGTTGTTGAACAGACGAACCCTGAACTGATCGAGCAATTCTGCAAGGTTCCGGTGCTTGGAATCATTCCACAAATTGAAAAGAAGGACAGGAAGACCCTGTCGGAGCTATTTCAAACTAAGATGGCTCTTTCTTTTTTCAAAGAAAGTGTCCGTAACTTTTAG
- a CDS encoding peptidoglycan DD-metalloendopeptidase family protein codes for MKSFGFKVILVAILLLGTGFFNSSQASAVGPSFQMPFPCGQTWEGQTRTNHNPQNSVDFNRSNDLGDKVVASASGQVVTVRNLGNSSYGKYIVIDHGNGWSTLYAHLNSFSVSSGQSVSQGQKIGTVGGTGNVTGPHLHFEQRYNGSAQKIKFNGSQITYYGAKNYTSKNSCSNEGVTGTVHTESGVSLNIRSGPGTNYGIVGSVADGQTVTISCQKHGETVTGKYGTSDLWNYIGEGYISDTYVYTGSDGQVAPTCN; via the coding sequence ATGAAGTCATTTGGATTTAAAGTGATTCTCGTAGCCATTCTTCTTTTAGGAACAGGGTTTTTTAATTCAAGTCAAGCTTCGGCAGTTGGACCTTCTTTTCAAATGCCTTTTCCGTGTGGACAAACCTGGGAAGGTCAGACTCGGACCAATCATAATCCACAGAATTCTGTTGATTTTAATCGGTCGAATGATCTAGGGGATAAGGTTGTTGCCTCTGCTTCTGGTCAAGTCGTAACGGTCAGAAACCTTGGGAATTCAAGCTATGGAAAATATATTGTGATCGATCATGGAAATGGATGGTCGACCTTATATGCTCACTTGAATTCTTTTAGCGTTTCGAGTGGACAGAGTGTCTCTCAAGGGCAAAAGATTGGAACAGTCGGTGGGACAGGGAATGTCACGGGTCCCCATCTTCATTTTGAACAACGGTACAATGGATCAGCTCAAAAAATCAAATTTAATGGTTCTCAGATCACCTATTATGGTGCAAAGAACTATACGAGCAAAAATTCCTGCTCTAATGAAGGGGTAACCGGGACTGTCCATACGGAATCAGGTGTTTCACTTAACATTCGCTCTGGACCTGGAACTAATTACGGAATTGTCGGGTCAGTTGCAGATGGACAAACGGTCACGATTTCTTGTCAGAAACATGGAGAGACCGTTACGGGTAAATATGGGACGAGTGATCTCTGGAACTATATTGGAGAAGGGTATATATCTGATACGTATGTGTATACCGGATCAGACGGACAAGTTGCCCCGACCTGTAATTAA
- a CDS encoding NAD(P)-binding domain-containing protein encodes MYEWIIIGGGIHGCTLATSLLKSGKIKKEEMLIIDPHSGPLERWKERTERIQMPFLRSPSVHHIDVSPFSLEKYAKTTQYDKPFYGYYDRPSLDLFNEHATSVLKEANLQDVWRQTKVMQVSKQNPFWEIETEDQHIYYAKNSVIAIGNNDLNYPSWGENMSSGFHLFDPALNMQSIKPPLLIVGGGITAAHAAISLSHRFPGEVTLITRHPFRIHDFDSDPGWLGPKYLSAYSKIKDYDERRKMIQQARHRGSIPSELYNRLLHLKKHENLFMIQSEIETACSESNVFMTREAKKLRPATVLFATGFKASLSNQSWLLNLIAKENLICANCGYPIVEESLEWCPHLFVMGPLAELEIGPASRNIIGARKAAERIIKSIS; translated from the coding sequence ATGTATGAATGGATTATTATAGGTGGAGGTATACACGGTTGTACGCTTGCAACATCTCTTTTGAAAAGCGGCAAAATAAAAAAAGAGGAGATGTTAATAATTGATCCTCATTCCGGTCCGCTTGAAAGGTGGAAAGAGAGAACGGAGCGCATCCAGATGCCCTTTCTTCGTTCTCCCTCTGTTCACCATATTGATGTATCTCCTTTCAGTTTAGAAAAATACGCCAAAACAACTCAGTATGATAAGCCTTTTTACGGTTATTATGATCGCCCTTCTTTGGATCTCTTTAATGAACATGCAACATCCGTTTTAAAAGAAGCTAATCTACAAGATGTATGGCGTCAGACAAAGGTGATGCAAGTTAGTAAACAAAACCCATTTTGGGAGATTGAAACAGAAGATCAACACATTTATTACGCAAAAAATAGTGTGATTGCGATTGGAAATAACGATCTTAACTACCCTTCTTGGGGAGAAAATATGAGCAGTGGATTTCATCTTTTTGATCCTGCATTAAACATGCAAAGCATTAAGCCCCCACTACTTATTGTTGGAGGGGGAATAACCGCAGCACATGCTGCTATTAGTCTGTCTCATCGTTTTCCTGGAGAAGTTACTCTGATTACGCGTCATCCATTTCGTATACATGACTTTGACAGCGATCCGGGGTGGCTTGGTCCAAAATATTTATCTGCCTATTCTAAGATTAAGGACTATGATGAAAGAAGGAAGATGATTCAGCAAGCAAGGCATCGAGGCTCTATTCCTTCTGAACTTTACAACCGATTACTTCATTTAAAAAAGCATGAAAATCTCTTCATGATACAAAGTGAGATTGAAACTGCTTGTAGTGAATCAAACGTCTTTATGACACGAGAAGCAAAGAAGCTCAGGCCAGCAACTGTCCTTTTTGCTACAGGGTTTAAAGCCTCTCTCTCAAATCAAAGTTGGCTGCTTAACTTAATTGCAAAGGAAAATCTTATTTGTGCTAACTGCGGCTATCCAATTGTAGAAGAAAGTCTTGAGTGGTGTCCGCATTTATTTGTAATGGGCCCTCTGGCAGAGCTCGAAATAGGTCCAGCTTCACGCAATATTATTGGTGCCAGGAAGGCGGCTGAACGAATCATAAAAAGCATAAGTTAA
- a CDS encoding histidine phosphatase family protein, protein MKNPSLTKEGKKQAYLLRDTFHLKSEDTLIISPTQRTLETAQIWIGSAEVKTIVSPLVSPRMFPQKQEWRTLPCDVMMKRENIEKGFSSSVR, encoded by the coding sequence ATAAAAAATCCTTCTTTAACGAAAGAAGGAAAAAAGCAAGCATATTTATTAAGAGATACTTTTCATCTAAAAAGCGAAGACACGCTCATTATTAGTCCTACTCAAAGAACGCTAGAGACTGCTCAAATATGGATAGGAAGCGCGGAAGTTAAAACCATTGTTAGTCCCCTGGTATCTCCAAGAATGTTTCCACAAAAACAAGAATGGCGAACGCTTCCTTGTGACGTAATGATGAAACGGGAGAACATTGAAAAGGGGTTCTCTTCATCCGTCCGGTGA
- a CDS encoding CobW family GTP-binding protein, producing the protein MKIPVYMISGFLGSGKTTILLNMIEECKRKGLKAGIILNELGEKNVEEEYFEGQYLKQLLNGCICCTIQDDLKETLRSFVGENIDLLLIEGTGVANPLDIEDALISPEFIEVFDLSSMISIVDGSSFLEYQNIFASSKEIRQLLNEQISCATMVIVNKMDLTKPAALSKIDKKINGILKRNVPVFKTSFGKLETQQLFDKRYVISNLNAHQKQSHKEHQHNHSMIRSVQIKDVPTMNRILLNQWVEQLPKEVLRGKGIVEFTETPGLFLIQFSSGKLRLERVKGRGMLPVIILIGDALNEEKLNQSFHELIAANFEM; encoded by the coding sequence ATGAAAATACCTGTTTATATGATTAGCGGGTTTCTTGGTAGCGGTAAAACAACTATTCTTCTTAATATGATTGAAGAATGCAAAAGGAAAGGGCTAAAGGCAGGGATTATACTAAATGAATTAGGAGAAAAAAATGTTGAGGAAGAATATTTTGAAGGGCAGTATTTGAAACAATTACTTAATGGATGTATCTGTTGTACAATACAAGACGACTTAAAAGAAACACTCAGGTCGTTTGTAGGAGAAAACATTGACTTACTTTTAATAGAGGGTACAGGGGTTGCGAATCCGTTAGATATAGAAGATGCCTTAATTAGTCCAGAGTTCATTGAGGTATTTGATCTTAGTTCAATGATTAGTATTGTTGATGGGAGCAGTTTTCTTGAATATCAAAATATATTCGCAAGTAGCAAAGAGATTCGTCAATTATTAAATGAGCAAATTTCTTGTGCTACGATGGTCATTGTCAATAAAATGGATCTTACTAAGCCAGCGGCACTCTCAAAAATTGATAAGAAAATCAATGGCATACTGAAACGGAATGTACCAGTTTTTAAAACAAGTTTTGGAAAATTAGAAACTCAGCAATTATTTGATAAGCGATATGTTATTTCAAATCTAAATGCTCACCAAAAACAATCTCATAAAGAACACCAACATAACCACTCTATGATTAGATCCGTCCAAATCAAGGATGTTCCTACCATGAACCGAATTCTTCTTAATCAGTGGGTAGAGCAATTACCGAAAGAAGTTCTAAGAGGAAAAGGCATCGTTGAGTTTACAGAGACACCTGGACTATTTCTTATACAGTTTTCCTCAGGAAAATTACGTTTGGAAAGAGTAAAAGGGAGAGGGATGTTGCCGGTAATCATTCTGATTGGCGACGCTCTAAACGAAGAAAAATTGAATCAAAGTTTTCATGAATTGATTGCAGCGAATTTTGAGATGTAG